A stretch of DNA from Rhipicephalus microplus isolate Deutch F79 unplaced genomic scaffold, USDA_Rmic scaffold_90, whole genome shotgun sequence:
TGTCAGAAGCCCGCTTATCATCAAAATAACTTCAGTTATTGTGCCGGACCATTTCACCCGCGAAACAAGTGTCCAGCGCAAAAAGAAACGTGCAGGTTTTGCCGGAAGTTGGGCCACTATGAAAAGgcatgccgaaaaaaaaagcaaagagacACAAATCTCGATAGCATCGCCGAAGCTGATGGCAAGTTTATAGGCACGGTCGAGCAGTGTGCGAACACACAATCTGAGCATTTCGTGACGGTAAAGATAAACGACCAGACGCTCCGCATGAAAGTAGATACGGGAGCCGAAGTCACGGTCGTCGGTGAAAATTACCCTTTTCTTCCGCCTTATCTGGAAAACGCAGCCGATCTTAAAGAACATAGCAATACTAGCATCCGTACGATTCACAACAAATCATTTACGTCGTGCAGAACTTGCGCACGCCCTTGTTGGGACTACCAGCCATAAAAGCTCTGGGAATTGTTCGCTTCCTAGATAAATTAGACACTGCTGACAATATCGGAAGCAAGTATCCCAAGATATTCCAAGGCACGGGTACCGTATCGGGAGAACACACCATACGCCTTGCGCCACATGCAATCCCACACAGTCTGTCTACACCGCGACGGGTTCCTATTCCcataaaagaaaaagtaaaagaagAACTGGACAGGCTAAAAAGAAACGGAATGATGCAGAAGGTCGAAGAACGGACAGAATGGTGCGTGCCTATCGTTCCTGTAATGAAGCCGTCTGGAGCAGTAAGGATCTGCGTTGACTTAACTCAATTGAACCAGTTCGTCAGACGAGAGCATCATCAACTGCCAACAATTGAGCAAGTTATGGGAAGCTTCCAGGAAGCCAAAGTCTTCTCTAAAATAAACGCGCATTCTGGTTTTTACCAGATTAGGATTTCCGAGGAATGTCAAAAGCTCACGACGTTCATTACGCCGTACGGGCGGTACTGCTACCGCTGGTTGCCGTTCGGGATTACATCCACACCtgaaatttttcaaagaaagtTATCGCAAGTCCTAGAAAGCCTAGACGGCGTACTGAACTACATGAATGACATTCTGGTGTATGGCAAGAACCAAGTGGAACACGACAAGCGGCTTTGTAACGTCCTCAAACGACTTCAACAAGCAGGCGTAACTCTCAACAGGGAAAAGTGTTGTTTCTGAGTTAAACAGGTCGCATTCTTGGGGATGATCTTCGATGCCAACGGCGTGCGTCCAGACACCGAGAAAGTTAGAGCAATCAAGCACTTGCCCAGACCCCAAAACGTTGCTTAGGTTCAATCCTTGTTAGGTATGATGAACCATCTCGCAAGGTTTTTACCTGATGCAGCTTCAATGTCTGCTCCTTTACGCAGCCTCCTCAACAAGGACATTGACTGGTTTTGGGGACCTCAACAAGAGACAGCTTTTGAGCAGATCAAGACCACTCTCAGCTCAGACAGATGCCTGGTGAGATACAACCCCCGGTACTCGACAATTGTATCGGCGGACGCGTCTTCACTAGAGGTTGGCGCAGTACTCCTCCAGGATCAGCCATCTGGTGAGAGGCGTCCTGTTTCATATGCCTCCCGATCGCTCACAAAAACAGAGCAGAGGTATTCACAGATCGAAAAAGAAGCATTAGCTTCAACTTGGGCTGCGGAACGCTTCGATGAATTCCTAAGAGGCCTCACGTTCCTATTTGAGACGGATCACAAGCCTCTCTTCCCGCTACTGGGTCGAGATCCTCTTGATTCTCTACCGCCAAGAATTTAAAGGTTCATTATGCGTCTTATGCGGTATTCGTTCACGCTAACACACGTCCCGGGAAAAAGCATTGCTACGGCGGACCCACTTTCTCGCGCGAGAGTGATGAACACAACGCTTTCGGTCAGAGGGTTGTCTGAAGCAGACGTTTCGGCTCACGTGGAGGGAGTCATTCAGTATGCGTTCTCTGACGACATGCTCGAACGCATACGCTCAGAGCAAGCAAACGACCCCGAATGTGCGTCGTTGCTCGAAGCTTGTATGCAAGGTTGGCCCGCTAAGCACTACACACCACAACTTCTCAAGCCATTCCGGGCGCATCGTGGTAACGTCACGGTATGCAAGCAGCTGCTTTTGAAGGGCTCAAGGCTGGTGATTCCGCGAGCGCTGTGGAAAGAAATGCTTCGGAGGGTTCACGAGGGACACCAGGGAATTGCACGCTGCCGCGCGAGCGCTAAAGAATCTCTCTGGTGGCCAGGAATTGGCAAAGACATTGCACAAACCATGGCCAACTGCCAAGCATGCGCCACAGAGCGTACCCAATTTTCCGAACCAATGCTTTCATCGGAAACAACCGAGCTGCCATGGCAGAAAATCGGAATTGATTTATTTGAGATGAAAGGAGCTGTCTATCTTGCCGTTGTTATCATTCCAGGTATCCTGAGCTGGCCCTGCTGGATCGAGGAACGTCGTCGAAGGCGGTCATCCAGCACCTGAAAAGCTGCTTTGCCAGATATGGGGTACCGCAAACGGTAATATCAGACAACGGACCACAATTAACCTCATTCACGTTTGCTGATTTTGCAAGAAACTACGGCTTTAGGCATGTCACAAGAAGTCCTCGTTACCCTCAAGCTAACGGGGAAGCTGAGCACATGGTAGGGACTCTTAAAAGTCTTTTGAAGAAGGCAGAGGACCTCTACATCACATTGCTGAACTATAGAAACACGCCGGGTCCAACCGGCTATAGTCCAGCGCAGCTGCTAATGAGACGCCGTCTACGCTCAAAAGTACCCTGCATGCCATCCGCGCTAAAGCCAGAAGTAGTAAAGGCTTCTTGGAAAGAGCAAGGcgaaaaatacagacaaaaacaaaagatgtATTTTGACAAACGTCATGCTGCGAGACCTCTTCTCTGTCTATCCGCAGGCACTCAAGTATGGCTCAAAGCCAGATGCGCCGAGGGCACGGTCCTTCGTCTTTTTAAAACGCCGAGATCCTACTGGGTCCAAACTGAAGGAAAAACCGTACGCAGAAACAGGCGTCATCTCTTCCTTCTCCCACACGGAGGAGAAACAAGCCCCGTAAGGATGGAGCAGCATCCACGAAACAGTGAGCCAACGGACGCGACGGACAAAGACATCGTAGCTACCAAGTCGTCTGACATCCAAGAGTCTCGTTCATCGAACAAAACTTCAAGTCCTGAGCAAAGAACGACGCGATATGGGCGCGTCATACGAGCTCCGAAAAGACTTGTTATTGATGATTAATTTCTGaaatgctttcctttttttggCAGGCCCACGATGCTTATGAAACGGGGAAGATGTGACGTCATCCTGCTGCATTCCGTGGCCACCTGCTCCAGAGACAAGCGCCAAGACATACGCTATCTTGGTTTCCTTTATCCGGTTATCCCGGGAGTCATGTGATCATTCTGACTGTATATATTTCCCGACAAAACATTAAAGAAGGCTTTTTTTCTTGGTCACGATGTAACGAGCGTCTGTCGATCACTCTGACGAGCTTGACAAACAGCAGgttgcagggcctgctggatcaattgttggagtggagctgttagttcagccataatgctattcttcattttctgcatttctacctgcatcatagctgcgaattcgttccttaaagaagtagccatttcgttcaaagCCTCTCGTGTGCAATAGTCGGACCGTGCCGTAGTTGACATGTCAGGGTGGAGCTGAGTGTCTACTGACATGGGTTGtggtagtctaggtggcgttggttgtggtgttctttcctgcgttgatgtttgtgtgagAGAGTGGGGCTGGTTcggagagggagggagaggagggaacTGCCCTCCCCAGCTTACCGTTTGTGCTCTCTTGTGGGAACCGCTTTGCTCGCCATGATGATGATTGTCCCGTCcgtgtgccagccttgagatcctggctggccagcgaaaccgctccgcgatgacgagtttcctcgcttaagccccgacttatccctggaatggctccttcacttggctggtCTCCCGGACGCACTGCTCTGTCGTCCGGGGCTGGGAGATGGTGACTGGGCCTCCTTGGTGGGAGAAGCTGACCAGAATGGTTTGCGTCGGTTGACTGGTGGCAAAAACcgctttgggcatggtttggcagccgtcgggtggtcgccaccacaaagcatgcaagaGGGGCGGCACTCGTGGTAGTTGGGTGATAGTGAATCcccgcacactcgacatttcggtgtgtcaggtggctgtgggcacacatcctcgtggtgtcctgttttgttgcactttctacagtGGGGAATAGTCCATTTGTAGAGGTAGCAGCGAAGAGCCTGTCCGTACGCGTTGACGAAGAAAGGAactcgcttgccacaaaatgtgagcaccattgctccggagttgccgaggtgtctgcacgtaaggacctcgTAGCCCGGTACTTCAACTTCTGTCTGGAAGTCGTTTGGTGTGATTTCATGCCCTATTCCGTTGACCACCCCTTTGCACGAATTATCAGGCGCAATACCATAAGAGGTGATGTCGTAGGTTGCTGCATGCACtgtaattttggtgatttgtccaagtgccgtggcgatgtgttcagatgaggtgcttattgttagcacattttgattttcgtcaactcgaagcttgatatcaggcttctcactgcgtatatttgctGCATGAACTACGGCGAAAAGTAACGTCTTGGGGCTAACCTTGCTCAGATTTAATCCACCATGGGGACGGAATGCTAGCTTGTAGTCCTCGGCAGGGAGCGGTGGGAGTCTTGGTAGACGCGTCTTAGGCCGGCTCTGGCGTAGAGCGGGCTCAGacggcgtgctgggcagctgttgagtcggtacagtatggggttgcagctgtcggcgCTTGTTCGCACTCTTGGTAACAGTGATCCATGGATGTGCGTTGTGCTCATTGCTCACCTGCGTATTAGCGTCTTGactggtctgcgtatccatcatgtggtccgtggagcgagagggcaatgagcacttctcgtcggctgcgacgctcccagagacgctcgccatccgctgtagagcggggcggcgttctgtccaagccacgtctccggcttgttagggttagcgaggtggaccttttcaagaactttcgaaagcgttaagacgtttaaaagcgcactcacaggttgaagtccagtataggcttgacagtggtgatgctaggAACAAGTTCCTATCATTGCAACAGGTCGCCAGGAAGAAATTCTTCTTGAAAATGAGCCGGAGCCGATGTGATTCGCGTCCGTCGCATGCTCTCGCTACTTGGCAGCTTCACTTACCAAAGACTATACCATTTAATTCTGCCACCATTGCCTTCAGAAGAAGGACTCAGAAGCgcgttggttctgcactgcgacattGCAGGGCACCCGTACGAGATCAATGGCTTCCGAAAGTcgctcaaggaactaggcatcattcaagaggtgAGCAGCATAAgagcgtatcagatgtcgcacgtctggcttcttaacatgaagaGAGATGAGGCCAAGAGGACACTTCTGGACGCTGACCTACTTTCCGTGAAAAACCGGCCCTGCCTCGTCGTCAACCCAGAGAAGCAAGAGGTTCGTCTCAAATTGTGCTGGGTAGCatttgacgtcaacgcagagattgtacggcgtgctttccgggaattatatttggtatcacgtgacgtgaatagatgaagaaggtaaacgacacatccaaacatgataatcatgacacggaagtcatgcgtggcatcatttacctccacctcgtaatgttgtgctgattttaaagtgacacatcaatatttcccattcgtgcttcgcatatcatcgactcccactgtacgtgggatctgccaatttttttctcatcACGATGACGAAGTTtagattggcgacgctaaatgtacATGGGCTTTCTGCCGAATGGCGGCAAAACCAGCTTAaccgcctgattatagaacaGGATCTGAACATCGTCGCTGTATACAGGAAACTAGAGTAAAGAGCACGCTGggcgaatggtgcagcctttcacgagactgtttgatGTAAGCGTTTGTCACGCGGAGGGTACGTCTGCAGGGTGCCTCTTGTTATTTCGGCAGAGCCTTGATGCGAAAGTGGAGTCAGTAACTACCTTCGAGGTGGATAGTTTTGTTATAGGTGATTTATCCTTACTAAGAGAAAAATCGAGAATGATATGTGTGTACGCGCTTACAGTGAATCAAGATCGAAAGGAGTTcttttgaaaaacttgatgtgtatttgagatgtgaacgta
This window harbors:
- the LOC142790270 gene encoding uncharacterized protein LOC142790270, giving the protein MAGIKPPKPFDFQNAADWPAWMDEFDDYRFTSGLHEKKDEVQVRTLLYTMGRKSREILRSLNVKDEEMEDFKLVKSKFNDYFVHTKNIVYESARFNLRRQQLGETVDQFATELSKLADRCEFASMKECLIRDRFVVGLRDQVLLVELQMDPKLTMATALARARTSETVKQQQAERKEHEGTVTEACVAAVKSKKGAAKSTFTRCQKPAYHQNNFSYCAGPFHPRNKCPAQKETCRFCRKLGHYEKACRKKKQRDTNLDSIAEADGKFIGTVEQCANTQSEHFVTVKINDQTLRMKVDTGAEVTVVASMSAPLRSLLNKDIDWFWGPQQETAFEQIKTTLSSDRCLVRYNPRYSTIVSADASSLEVGAVLLQDQPSGHPYEINGFRKSLKELGIIQEVSSIRAYQMSHVWLLNMKRDEAKRTLLDADLLSVKNRPCLVVNPEKQEVSGSAENWVLKGQEDEPDWIVHIEPLLRMSKY